In a single window of the Streptomyces sp. HUAS ZL42 genome:
- a CDS encoding cupin domain-containing protein produces the protein MPVIRSSEAVVHEMHGARFVSYATPLTGARELCAWRGEIPAGTKAPAHTVNREEIFHLLSGELLITLDGRGERVTAGDTVIINPGATLAVENPTTEVAISWVTTSIGLEAELADGTRVTPPWAN, from the coding sequence ATGCCCGTCATCCGTTCGTCCGAAGCCGTCGTCCACGAGATGCACGGCGCCCGCTTCGTCTCGTACGCCACTCCCCTCACCGGTGCACGGGAGCTGTGCGCCTGGCGCGGCGAGATCCCCGCCGGCACCAAGGCCCCCGCCCACACCGTCAACCGCGAGGAGATCTTCCATCTGCTCAGCGGTGAGCTGCTGATCACGCTCGACGGCCGCGGCGAACGCGTCACCGCGGGCGACACGGTGATCATCAACCCGGGGGCGACCCTCGCCGTCGAGAACCCGACGACCGAGGTCGCGATCTCCTGGGTCACCACCTCCATCGGCCTGGAAGCGGAGCTGGCCGACGGCACACGCGTCACGCCTCCATGGGCCAACTGA
- a CDS encoding MarR family winged helix-turn-helix transcriptional regulator: MQNSEAMALSAALLAVAGDLTQRINAGVLARGYEGMRPAHGFAFARLAPGGATVTDLAVHLGVTKQAASQLVDEIVRKGYAERRPHPEDARARLIVLTERGWACTRAAEEAAAEVVRVWVELLGEGQVRALREQLVRIAPYGPIRPTW, encoded by the coding sequence GTGCAGAACTCCGAGGCCATGGCCCTGTCCGCCGCCCTGCTCGCCGTCGCCGGTGACCTCACGCAACGCATCAACGCAGGTGTGCTCGCCCGTGGCTACGAGGGGATGAGGCCCGCGCACGGCTTCGCCTTCGCCCGGCTGGCCCCGGGCGGTGCGACGGTGACCGACCTCGCCGTCCATCTCGGAGTGACCAAGCAGGCCGCCAGTCAGCTCGTCGACGAGATCGTGCGCAAGGGGTACGCCGAGCGGCGGCCGCATCCCGAGGACGCGAGGGCCCGGCTGATCGTGCTGACCGAACGCGGCTGGGCCTGTACGCGGGCGGCGGAGGAGGCGGCCGCGGAAGTCGTACGGGTGTGGGTCGAGTTGCTCGGGGAGGGGCAAGTGCGGGCGTTGCGCGAGCAGTTGGTGCGCATCGCTCCCTATGGCCCCATCAGGCCCACCTGGTGA
- a CDS encoding esterase/lipase family protein: protein MLPWKRVLRPLAALLLTAAAVTFPATAAHAADSHSGWNDYDCKPSAAHPRPVVLVHGTLANSVDNWLALAPYLEDRGYCVFSLDYGQLPGVPFFHALGPIDKSAEQLSAYVDKVLAATGAAKADLVGHSQGGMMPRYYLKFLGGATKVNALVGIAPNNHGTTLSGLTNLLPYFPGAEDLLTSATPALAQQIAGSDFMAKLNAGGDTVPGVRYTVIATRYDEVVTPYQTQFLSGSAVKNVLIQDLCPLDLSEHALIGLTDRIAFHEVANSLDPAHATATTCASVFS from the coding sequence ATGCTGCCCTGGAAGCGAGTGCTCAGACCGCTCGCCGCGCTCCTGCTGACCGCCGCCGCCGTCACCTTCCCCGCCACCGCCGCCCACGCCGCCGACTCCCACAGCGGTTGGAACGACTACGACTGCAAGCCGTCCGCCGCCCACCCCCGCCCCGTCGTCCTGGTCCACGGCACCCTCGCGAACTCCGTCGACAACTGGCTGGCCCTCGCGCCGTACCTGGAGGACCGCGGCTACTGCGTCTTCTCCCTCGACTACGGCCAACTGCCGGGCGTCCCGTTCTTCCACGCCCTCGGCCCGATCGACAAGTCGGCAGAGCAACTGTCCGCCTATGTCGACAAGGTGCTCGCCGCGACCGGCGCCGCCAAGGCCGACCTCGTCGGCCACTCGCAGGGCGGCATGATGCCCCGCTACTACCTCAAGTTCCTCGGCGGAGCCACCAAGGTGAACGCCCTGGTGGGCATCGCACCCAACAACCACGGCACCACCCTCAGCGGGCTGACCAACCTGCTGCCGTACTTCCCCGGCGCCGAGGACCTGCTCACGAGCGCCACTCCCGCCCTCGCCCAGCAGATCGCCGGGTCCGACTTCATGGCCAAACTCAACGCCGGCGGCGACACCGTGCCCGGCGTGCGCTACACGGTCATCGCCACCAGGTACGACGAGGTGGTCACGCCGTACCAGACCCAGTTCCTGAGCGGGTCCGCCGTGAAGAACGTCCTGATCCAGGACCTGTGCCCGCTCGACCTGTCCGAGCACGCGCTGATCGGGCTGACCGACCGGATCGCCTTCCACGAGGTGGCCAACTCTCTCGACCCGGCCCACGCCACCGCCACCACCTGCGCGTCGGTGTTCAGCTGA
- a CDS encoding lytic polysaccharide monooxygenase — MPARRTVVTVAALGAVPLAITALAAAPASAHGSMGDPVSRVSQCYAEGPESPRSDACKAAVAAGGTQALYDWNGIRIGDADGRHQALIPDGKLCSANNEEFKGLDLARADWPATGVSSGSYTFKYRVTAPHRGTFKVYITKAGYDPARPLAWEDLDLEHPVATAADPVASGGFYTFTGALPERSGRQLLYAVWQRSDSPEAFYSCSDVTFGGGSAGGGSGSSPAPTASAPSEEQIEDGAEKSTIEHGGHGDDDAATSAEPTATAAHNRPAAAGATANLAETGGDSSTAYFAIGGAAALALGAAALFTSVRRRAVGRR, encoded by the coding sequence ATGCCCGCACGCCGCACGGTCGTCACGGTCGCCGCCCTCGGCGCGGTGCCGCTCGCGATCACCGCGCTCGCCGCCGCCCCCGCATCCGCGCACGGTTCGATGGGGGATCCGGTGAGCCGGGTCTCGCAGTGCTACGCGGAAGGGCCCGAGAGTCCGAGGTCCGACGCCTGCAAGGCGGCCGTCGCGGCCGGTGGCACGCAGGCGCTCTACGACTGGAACGGCATCCGCATCGGCGACGCCGACGGGCGGCATCAGGCGCTGATCCCGGACGGCAAGCTGTGCAGCGCGAACAACGAGGAGTTCAAGGGGCTCGACCTGGCCCGCGCCGACTGGCCGGCCACCGGCGTCAGCAGCGGCTCGTACACCTTCAAGTACCGCGTCACGGCACCGCACAGGGGCACCTTCAAGGTGTACATCACCAAGGCCGGTTACGACCCGGCCCGGCCGCTGGCCTGGGAGGACCTGGATCTGGAGCACCCGGTCGCGACGGCTGCCGACCCGGTCGCGTCAGGCGGCTTCTACACGTTCACCGGGGCCCTTCCCGAGCGCTCCGGCAGGCAGCTGCTGTACGCGGTCTGGCAGCGCTCGGACAGTCCCGAGGCGTTCTACTCCTGCTCCGACGTCACCTTTGGAGGCGGCAGTGCCGGGGGTGGGAGCGGCTCCTCCCCCGCCCCGACCGCCTCCGCTCCCTCGGAGGAGCAGATCGAGGACGGTGCCGAAAAGTCGACGATCGAGCACGGCGGTCACGGTGACGACGACGCCGCCACGTCCGCGGAGCCGACCGCGACGGCCGCGCACAACCGGCCTGCGGCGGCCGGTGCCACGGCGAACCTCGCCGAGACCGGCGGCGACAGCAGCACCGCGTACTTCGCGATCGGTGGCGCCGCCGCCCTCGCGCTCGGTGCGGCGGCCCTGTTCACGTCGGTGCGCCGGCGTGCGGTGGGCAGGCGCTGA
- a CDS encoding GNAT family N-acetyltransferase, translating into MPDDEIRAAVAADVPAVKAVTDAAYHHYIERIGVVPQPMEADHAANVAAGRVFVIGEPVIGLVVVEAFADHLFLDSIAVRPDAHGRGVGRRLLEFVDARARALGLAEVRLYTNAMMWENQRIYPKYGYELVERRAEGPYDRIHYRKRLA; encoded by the coding sequence ATGCCGGACGACGAGATCCGGGCGGCGGTGGCCGCCGACGTACCCGCCGTGAAGGCCGTCACCGATGCCGCCTACCACCACTACATCGAGCGCATCGGGGTCGTGCCGCAGCCAATGGAAGCGGATCACGCGGCGAACGTGGCCGCGGGGCGGGTGTTCGTGATCGGGGAACCCGTGATCGGACTCGTGGTGGTCGAGGCGTTTGCGGACCATCTGTTCCTCGACAGCATCGCCGTCCGTCCCGACGCCCATGGCAGGGGTGTCGGGCGGCGGCTGCTCGAGTTCGTGGACGCACGCGCGCGTGCGCTGGGTCTGGCCGAGGTCAGGCTCTATACGAACGCCATGATGTGGGAGAACCAGAGGATCTACCCGAAGTACGGCTACGAGCTCGTGGAGCGTCGGGCCGAGGGGCCCTACGACCGCATCCACTACCGCAAGCGGCTGGCCTGA
- a CDS encoding class I SAM-dependent methyltransferase: protein MTNTGDGKTSVSVDWDAAAAAFDDEPDHGLRDPAVRAAWAERLRTWLPERPGDVLDLGCGTGSLSLLAAEQGHRVTGVDRSPAMVDLARTKLAGRDAVFLVGDAGAPQVREQLFDVVLVRHVLWTFTDPARVLRHWRDRLRPGGRFVLVEGVWGTAGPVGVSADRLTALLRPITGDVRVEHLSGDALLWGKAVDDERYAVVATV, encoded by the coding sequence ATGACGAACACGGGTGACGGCAAGACTTCGGTGAGTGTCGACTGGGACGCGGCGGCGGCAGCCTTCGACGACGAGCCGGACCACGGGCTGCGCGATCCCGCGGTGCGCGCGGCCTGGGCCGAGCGGCTGCGCACCTGGCTTCCCGAGCGACCCGGCGACGTCCTCGACCTCGGCTGCGGCACCGGCAGCCTCTCGCTCCTCGCCGCCGAGCAGGGCCACCGCGTCACCGGCGTCGACCGTTCCCCGGCCATGGTGGACCTGGCCCGCACCAAGCTCGCCGGGCGTGACGCGGTGTTCCTGGTGGGTGACGCGGGCGCGCCTCAGGTGAGGGAGCAGTTGTTCGACGTCGTCCTCGTACGGCATGTGCTGTGGACCTTCACCGACCCCGCCCGCGTCCTGCGGCACTGGCGCGACCGGCTCCGGCCCGGAGGCCGGTTCGTGCTGGTCGAGGGCGTGTGGGGGACGGCCGGTCCGGTCGGTGTTTCGGCGGACCGGCTGACCGCCCTGCTGAGGCCGATCACCGGGGACGTGCGCGTGGAGCACCTGTCGGGCGACGCGCTGCTGTGGGGGAAGGCCGTCGACGACGAGCGATACGCGGTGGTGGCGACGGTGTGA
- a CDS encoding DUF402 domain-containing protein translates to MSANSADGTRLVDVVLVKGGRTKIRYEAELLGDDGSRIAVRAPWAGEGARDFGFVRFQSGDVFTEYYWRDRWYSVKEVRDAAGALKGWYCDITRPAAFSGTELVVEDLDLDLWRSADGTDVRRLDEDEFAESGLADRDPEAAASAVRALDELEALARGGDFGALLA, encoded by the coding sequence ATGTCCGCGAACTCGGCTGACGGGACACGCCTCGTGGATGTCGTCCTGGTCAAGGGCGGCCGGACGAAGATCCGTTACGAGGCGGAGCTGCTGGGTGACGACGGCTCACGCATCGCCGTACGGGCCCCGTGGGCGGGCGAGGGTGCCCGCGACTTCGGCTTCGTACGCTTCCAGTCCGGTGACGTCTTCACGGAGTACTACTGGCGGGACCGGTGGTACTCCGTGAAGGAGGTCCGCGACGCCGCGGGTGCGCTCAAGGGCTGGTATTGCGACATCACCCGCCCGGCCGCCTTCTCCGGCACCGAACTCGTCGTCGAGGACCTCGACCTGGACCTTTGGCGCTCGGCCGACGGCACGGACGTACGGCGGCTGGACGAGGACGAGTTCGCGGAGAGCGGTCTGGCGGACAGGGACCCGGAGGCGGCGGCCTCGGCGGTGAGGGCGCTCGACGAACTGGAGGCGCTGGCGCGCGGGGGCGACTTCGGCGCACTGCTGGCGTGA
- a CDS encoding N-acetyltransferase family protein produces the protein MTVIVRDLRPDVRADVEGFAHVRHLALPYVLWTPEGVLHRLVHTHPDARYRSLVAEEDGEVIGTAQLGLAHDSPEPGQGYLNIYVRPDRTRRGAGRLLVRAAEEHLAVEGATRLFSWVLDEPANRAFAERHGYRASRIAHFLRLDLADGTLPALQPPPPGVELRTAADFAADPRPLFELDTETTSDEPSDVETEFTDYDAWVEENWKHPLLDRELTVVAVVDGRPAAFSVAHTDGVGLPHSRLRSSGGTPISTAMTGTARAHRGRGLAKLTKIHSLHRARAAGFTEAFTGNDSGNGPMLAINKWLGYEICATEVRHVRELG, from the coding sequence ATGACCGTGATCGTGCGCGATCTCCGTCCCGACGTCCGGGCCGACGTCGAGGGCTTCGCCCATGTCCGCCACCTCGCCCTCCCTTATGTCCTGTGGACCCCCGAGGGCGTCCTCCACCGCCTCGTCCACACGCATCCGGACGCCCGGTACCGGTCCCTCGTCGCGGAGGAGGACGGCGAGGTGATCGGCACGGCCCAGCTCGGCCTCGCCCACGACAGCCCGGAGCCGGGGCAGGGCTACCTCAACATCTACGTGCGCCCGGACCGCACACGCCGCGGCGCGGGCCGACTCCTGGTCCGCGCGGCCGAGGAGCACCTGGCCGTGGAGGGGGCGACCAGGCTGTTCTCCTGGGTCCTGGACGAGCCGGCGAACCGCGCCTTCGCCGAGCGGCACGGCTACCGGGCCAGCCGCATCGCACACTTCCTGCGCCTGGACCTGGCCGACGGCACGCTCCCCGCGCTCCAGCCCCCGCCGCCGGGCGTCGAACTGCGCACCGCCGCCGACTTCGCGGCCGATCCACGCCCGCTGTTCGAGCTGGACACCGAGACGACGTCCGACGAACCCAGCGACGTCGAAACCGAGTTCACCGACTACGACGCCTGGGTCGAGGAGAACTGGAAGCACCCGCTGCTCGACCGCGAGCTGACGGTGGTCGCGGTCGTGGACGGCCGTCCGGCCGCCTTCAGCGTCGCCCACACGGACGGCGTCGGCCTCCCCCACTCTCGACTGCGCTCGAGCGGGGGGACCCCCATCTCCACCGCCATGACGGGCACGGCCCGGGCCCACCGCGGCCGGGGCCTGGCCAAACTCACCAAGATCCACTCCCTGCACCGGGCCCGTGCCGCCGGGTTCACGGAGGCGTTCACGGGCAACGACAGCGGCAACGGCCCGATGCTCGCGATCAACAAGTGGCTCGGGTACGAGATCTGCGCGACGGAGGTGCGCCATGTCCGCGAACTCGGCTGA
- a CDS encoding GntR family transcriptional regulator — protein MTLKIHIDESAPPYEQVRAQISEQARSGALPVGYRLPTVRGLAESLGLAANTVAKAYRALETDGVIETRGRNGTFVAAAGSAAEREAAAAAQTYAERVRRLGLPEDAALAAVRDALRAAYGG, from the coding sequence GTGACCTTGAAGATCCACATCGATGAGAGCGCTCCGCCGTACGAGCAGGTGCGGGCACAGATCTCCGAGCAGGCGCGATCGGGGGCGCTGCCGGTGGGGTACCGGCTGCCGACGGTGCGGGGACTGGCGGAGTCGCTGGGACTGGCGGCGAACACGGTCGCCAAGGCGTACCGGGCGCTGGAGACCGACGGGGTGATCGAGACGCGGGGGCGCAACGGGACGTTCGTGGCCGCGGCGGGCTCCGCTGCGGAGCGGGAAGCGGCGGCAGCCGCTCAGACGTACGCCGAGCGTGTCCGACGGCTGGGACTCCCCGAGGACGCGGCGCTCGCCGCCGTGCGGGACGCCCTGCGGGCGGCCTATGGGGGGTAG